In the Harmonia axyridis chromosome 3, icHarAxyr1.1, whole genome shotgun sequence genome, one interval contains:
- the LOC123674501 gene encoding zinc finger MYM-type protein 1-like: MDIRTFFTKKRRVEEGIHHDEPHCSKPTPSSMETSLAKQVGRNRINYGIPSDIARIGEPIKQIILNIYPKENNRAFVADWFKRYKWLQYSVERDAAFCYPCQQFLPHGSKQSSYTSTGFRNWKNASDTRTGFPKHEKSIPHTQAMAMWQDKLRRISTGSSVETLINHEVLEKNRYYMKSIVEVIQFLVVNELALRGNYVLEEKKEQGLFQNLFEYTCMKDPNLKEAFSHIPQNATYHSPEIQNQIIQAMVQVVQNSIVKDIKESDVNWFTLMEDGTRDKNNRENIAIAIRYVKDGIVNESLLTVTTTEHLDAATFTELTLNTLTKNGIDLSRMLSQCYDGASVMSGKVSGVATRIENQLGRKIPYVHCYNHRLHLIVIRTISEMTFIRLFFDQCIMLHEFFHHGKIAAMYGGKIIGRLLEQRWSGHLAVTKVVNDNYSEILLTLDKMKNDRFNGDDVAKSVGIKKIMLNLEFRMAMVVAKKILSMLQPADASLQARSAGLKDALIIINCVQNEITKLRTDEMYHQILEEAKSMTSIDSENRTHTQKRQVRRSNRMDDYLMFDSSCSSTKQNEEDQPFKSEYFETLDILVAELQRRFSDNDDLLNSVASLDELDVNKMEPLKNLGITIPSNEEATVVKAYLSRREDKTEDIVQVLYRQREAFKDTYELFASVATIGCSTAVCESTFSTLTAINRPQRLSMSHERMAGMVFLAFEKRRTQSVDLNEVLRIFNNMTNRRIQLF; encoded by the exons agaaaataatagggCCTTTGTTGCGGATTGGTTTAAGCGATATAAATGGTTGCAGTATTCGGTCGAGAGAGATGCTGCTTTTTGCTATCCTTGTCAACAATTTTTACCCCATGGAAGCAAACAAAGTTCTTATACTTCCACAGGATTCAGAAACTGGAAAAATGCCAGTGATACAAGAACTGGGTTTCCAAAACATGAGAAATCAATTCCTCATACACAAGCCATGGCGATGTGGCAAGACAAACTACGCAGAATATCTACAGGTAGCAGTGTCGAAACTTTGATAAATCATgaagttttagaaaaaaaccGGTATTACATGAAATCAATTGTTGAAGTTATACAATTTTTAGTTGTCAACGAGTTAGCTTTGCGAGGAAATTatgttttggaggaaaaaaaagaacaaggattatttcagaatttatttgaatacacgTGCATGAAAGATCCGAATTTGAAGGAGGCTTTCAGCCATATACCACAAAATGCGACATATCATTCACCGGAAATTCAAAACCAAATAATTCAAGCAATGGTTCAAGTAGTACAGAACTCCATTGTCAAAGATATCAAGGAATCTGACGTGAATTGGTTCACTCTAATGGAAGATGGAACGAGGGATAAGAATAAtcgtgaaaatattgctatagcAATACGTTACGTTAAGGATggaatcgtcaatgagtcgttgCTGACAGttacaacaactgaacatcttGATGCAGCAACATTTACCGAATTAACTTTAAACACTCTTACGAAAAATGGCATTGATCTCTCCCGTATGCTAAGCCAATGCTATGATGGAGCAAGTGTTATGAGCGGAAAAGTTTCAGGAGTTGCGACTAGAATAGAGAATCAATTGGGCCGAAAAATTCCTTATGTCCACTGTTATAACCACCGCTTACATTTAATAGTTATCAGGACTATCTCTGAAATGACTTTCATCCGTTTATTTTTTGATCAATGCATCATGTTACATGAGTTCTTTCATCATGGAAAAATAGCTGCAATGTATGGTGGAAAAATAATTGGCAGATTACTCGAACAACGTTGGTCAGGACACTTGGCGGTTACAAAAGTTGTAAACGATAATTATTCAGAGATTTTGCTAACtttagataaaatgaaaaatgacagattcaatGGTGACGACGTTGCCAAGAGTGTcggcatcaaaaaaattatgcttaATTTGGAATTCCGAATGGCTATGGTTGTGGCCAAAAAAATACTATCCATGCTTCAGCCTGCAGATGCAAGTTTACAAGCCCGAAGCGCAGGATTGAAAGACGCCCTAATAATCATAAATTGCGTCCAAAATGAAATCACAAAATTGAGAACAGATGAAATGTATCATCAAATTTTGGAAGAAGCTAAATCTATGACAAGCATTGATTCTGAAAATAGGACTCACACCCAAAAAAGGCAAGTCAGAAGATCTAATCGCATGGATGACTACTTGATGTTTGACTCTTCCTGTTCCTCAacgaaacaaaatgaagaagatcaACCATTTAAATCTGAGTATTTCGAAACATTGGACATACTAGTTGCTGAATTACAGAGAAGGTTTTCAGACAACGATGATCTGTTAAATTCTGTAGCGAGTCTCGATGAGTTGGATGTGAACAAAATGGaacctttgaaaaatttag GTATAACAATTCCATCAAATGAAGAGGCTACAGTGGTTAAAGCTTATTTGAGTCGTCGTGAGGATAAAACAGAAGACATAGTGCAAGTTTTGTACAGACAGCGAGAGGCTTTCAAAGATACATATGAACTCTTTGCATCTGTGGCGACCATAGGATGTAGCACTGCTGTTTGTGAATCTACTTTTTCAACCTTAACTGCAATCAATAGACCTCAGAGGCTGTCAATGAGTCACGAAAGAATGGCAGGCATGGTATTTCTGGCCTTTGAAAAGAGAAGGACTCAGTCTGTTGATCTGAATGAAGTCCTTCgcatatttaataatatgaCAAATCGAAGGATTCAGCTGTTTTGA